A genomic window from Phoenix dactylifera cultivar Barhee BC4 chromosome 7, palm_55x_up_171113_PBpolish2nd_filt_p, whole genome shotgun sequence includes:
- the LOC103721302 gene encoding dof zinc finger protein 4-like, with amino-acid sequence MQDFRSIPGVAGRIFGGGEDPRRPGGYPAAAAAQQPPIKCPRCDSTNTKFCYYNNYNLSQPRHYCRACRRYWTKGGVLRNVPVGGSCRKTKRSSSSSSSAGGDRDSHRSAASLSSSDNCSLTAPTIEASTSVSTTPSASFPDSTLFASSQTSLPNPPFHPPPQLVGLDTLGHQAPEIFPEAVGASSFTGLLPAAATSPSALGFTFSDPLPLGPQQSPPKAAFTVAQDIRMPGIMDQTVPVDLPLFQGRSGGGNGHTGLEWPASMPPSLFDLTSAVDPGAYWNQSHWGDADPSLYLP; translated from the coding sequence ATGCAGGATTTCCGGTCGATACCGGGAGTCGCGGGCCGCATCTTCGGCGGCGGGGAGGACCCCAGGCGGCCGGGAGGGTACCCGGCCGCGGCGGCGGCCCAGCAACCGCCGATCAAGTGCCCGCGGTGCGACTCCACCAACACCAAATTCTGCTACTACAACAACTACAACCTCTCCCAGCCCCGGCACTACTGCAGGGCCTGCCGTCGCTACTGGACCAAGGGTGGCGTCCTCCGCAACGTCCCCGTCGGCGGGAGCTGCCGGAAAACTAAGCgctcctcctcgtcctcctcctctgctGGCGGCGATAGAGACAGCCACCGATCCGCCGCCTCCCTATCCAGCAGCGACAACTGCAGCCTCACCGCCCCCACCATCGAGGCCTCCACCTCCGTCTCCACCACCCCCTCCGCCTCCTTCCCCGACTCTACCCTCTTCGCCTCCTCCCAGACCTCCCTGCCCAACCCTCCCTTCCATCCGCCGCCGCAGCTGGTGGGGTTGGACACCCTTGGCCACCAGGCACCGGAGATCTTCCCGGAAGCGGTGGGGGCAAGCAGCTTCACGGGACTGTTGCCCGCCGCCGCCACTTCACCATCGGCCCTCGGGTTCACCTTCTCCGATCCGCTGCCGCTCGGTCCTCAGCAATCGCCGCCGAAGGCAGCGTTCACGGTGGCGCAAGACATCAGGATGCCGGGAATCATGGATCAGACGGTCCCCGTGGATCTACCACTGTTCCAGGGGCGATCGGGAGGTGGCAACGGCCACACCGGGCTGGAGTGGCCGGCATCGATGCCCCCTTCCCTCTTCGATCTCACCAGCGCCGTCGATCCGGGTGCGTACTGGAACCAGAGCCACTGGGGGGACGCCGATCCCTCTCTCTATCTTCCgtaa
- the LOC103721303 gene encoding uncharacterized protein LOC103721303, with translation MKLENKAVWEGEDDRMSSIQKKGCEYIDPSKQSYIGIKESFNGKKSDDRCMEAPCTIPADEIKLGENETEFCTDKTVTEIQPPEMIDCYKDGACHNIKDICVDEGVCSLEKILVENDESSQRFPSSFNYTMESGNVVLSKEMTDGNTTTVHDSKSTSCEHLISVEKNALEEHFSGSLSKVGAKFDTTNPFVSDISDENISLNQFFPLFEFETDSQKVEPTNFDCSNDHKHYSQSFSKVGNKFHATNPFLSDISDEKISFKQFLSLQEVETDSLRVEPTNIDCSKKQLADHQKFNQGTLEVEYSTTSVVPSDARQSTQSNGSKENASICLSQGTLEDGCLTATSSSSDVGESEQSDGIKESPAKCSSKDTLEEGCLVGTSASYDVCESVESSGIKEKPAKSLSQGPLKDVCSQDMAMPSDAKESNQSSGTMGNPANAELESGVSGLASVGGQEGKEKIDRQQDGQAKNDPVTEEAVSDNATTSARSSFVHNHHLDADFSEPVYMSGPISSSGHIPYSGSISLRSDSSTTSTRSFAFPVLQSEWNSSPVKMAKADRRHLRKHRGWRVGLLCCKF, from the exons AGAACAAGGCTGTATGGGAAGGAGAAGATGATCGTATGTCATCTATACAGAAAAAAGGCTGTGAATACATAGATCCATCAAAGCAAAGTTATATTGGCATTAAAGAGTCCTTTAATGGAAAGAAGAGCGATGATAGATGTATGGAAGCTCCATGTACCATTCCTGCTGATGAAATTAAGTTGGGTGAAAATGAGACCGAGTTTTGCACTGACAAAACTGTTACTGAAATTCAACCACCAGAGATGATAGATTGTTATAAAGATGGTGCCTGTCACAATATAAAGGACATATGTGTTGATGAAGGGGTATGTTCCCTTGAGAAGATTTTGGTAGAAAATGATGAGTCAAGCCAGAGGTTTCCTTCTAGTTTTAATTATACCATGGAAAGTGGTAATGTTGTTCTGAGCAAAGAAATGACAGATGGTAATACAACCACTGTGCATGATTCTAAGTCTACGTCATGTGAGCATCTTATTTCTGTTGAAAAGAATGCATTGGAAGAACATTTTTCTGGGAGTTTATCCAAAGTTGGTGCCAAGTTTGATACAACTAATCCATTCGTAAGTGATATATCTGATGAGAATATCAGTTTAAACCAATTCTTCCCTCTGTTTGAGTTTGAAACAGACTCTCAGAAAGTGGAGCCAACCAATTTCGACTGCAGCAATGATCATAAACATTATTCTCAGAGTTTTTCTAAAGTTGGAAACAAGTTTCATGCAACTAATCCGTTCCTGAGTGATATATCTGATGAGAAGATCAGTTTTAAACAATTCCTCTCTCTGCAAGAGGTTGAAACCGATTCCCTGCGAGTGGAGCCTACCAATATCGACTGCAGCAAAAAACAATTGGCTGATCATCAAAAATTTAATCAG GGTACATTGGAAGTGGAGTACTCTACAACATCAGTTGTGCCATCTGATGCAAGACAATCCACCCAAAGCAATGGCTCCAAGGAAAATGCTTCTATTTGTTTATCACAGGGCACATTGGAAGATGGGTGCTTGACAGccacatcttcttcatctgatgtTGGAGAGTCTGAGCAGAGCGACGGGATCAAGGAAAGTCCTGCTAAGTGCTCATCAAAGGATACATTGGAAGAGGGGTGCTTAGTAGGCACATCTGCTTCATATGACGTCTGTGAGTCTGTGGAAAGTAGTGGGATCAAGGAAAAACCTGCTAAGAGTTTATCACAGGGTCCGTTAAAAGATGTTTGCTCTCAAGATATGGCCATGCCATCTGATGCCAAAGAGTCCAACCAAAGCAGCGGGACCATGGGAAACCCTGCTAATGCTGAGCTGGAAAGTGGAGTCTCTGGATTAGCATCAGTAGGTGGCCAGGAGGGCAAAGAGAAAATAGATAGGCAACAAGATGGACAGGCTAAAAATGATCCAGTAACCGAAGAGGCAGTTTCTGATAATGCTACAACTTCAGCTCGAAGTTCATTTGTTCATAATCATCATCTAGATGCAGACTTCTCTGAACCTGTTTACATGTCAGGCCCAATTTCTTCCTCGGGGCATATACCATATTCTGGTAGCATTTCTCTTCGGTCTGATAGTAGCACAACCAGCACTCGTTCCTTTGCATTTCCGGT ACTACAGTCAGAGTGGAACAGCAGCCCAGTCAAAATGGCAAAAGCAGATCGCAGGCATTTAAGGAAGCATCGGGGTTGGAGGGTGGGACTTCTTTGCTGTAAATTCTAG